AAATTTTGCCCTTCTCAATTTGCTGGTTTTGTGACTTTTCATTAAAAAGGGAGTGTCGTTTACTACCTCTTTGGTAGTTTTGCGACACTCCCTTTCCTTTTCCATCCACTCCTTTGGCGGCCGTGGATCCTGTGGCGGAGAGCGCCGCGCTTACCGGGACCGTCGCGGTTGTCGCGGGGATCACTGCCGCTGTTCCTTTAGCTCTCCAAGCGATGACGGCAATCATTGCCACAGTTGTTTGGGTAGCAGATACCGAACCGGCGGGGGCTGCCACAGCCGGTTCGGTTGGAGAAATCCCCGGAGCGGCCGTCCCGGAGGCGTTTCGGTTGCTGCAACACCGCGCCGCCCCGGAGGGCTCAGCCGTGGGTCGATAGATTTTCGTCCGATTGATACAGAAGTTCGGCCTGATCCGGCCCGGTGCCCGGAATGCCGCAGGCATCGGCCTGGCAAAGCCGGCAAAATTGAGATACGGGGAGATATGCCTGGGCCGCCTGCCGCGCCTCGTGCAACTGCAACGGCGAGGGGACTTGGAAGGCACTGGGGTAGTGCCCGGGGTACAACGGAACGATATTAATCAGCGCCGCTCCCAGCTGCGCCATGACCTTGGCGATCTCGCCGATGTGGCGGTCGTTGACTCCCGGAATCAAAACGGTGTTGATCTTCACGGCGATCCCGAAGCCGATCAGCTTGCGGATCCCCGCCAGCTGCGCCGAGATGAGCAGGCGAGCGGCGTAATCGCCGGTGTAGTATTTCCCGTTCAGCAATACATACGAACAGATCTGCTTCAGCAAGTCGTAGCGCAACGCATTGACGGTCACGGCGACGGTCTTCACCCCGGCGGCCGCGATCCGTTCCGCCCGGTCGACCAGCATCAAGCCGTTGGTGCTGAGGCACTTAATCAAGGCGGGAAACTCCCGGTGAACCCGCTCCAAGGCTTCCAGCGCGTCACCGGTGGCCAAGGGATCACCGGGGCCGGATACGCCGACCACGGTCAGTTGCGGGCACAACTCCAACGCCCGGGCGACCAGCTCCACCG
This Hydrogenispora ethanolica DNA region includes the following protein-coding sequences:
- a CDS encoding radical SAM protein, which translates into the protein MIPQRGAAEALFHKHPCFDPDAHFRYGRLHLPVSPSCNIQCRYCSNGSNKCAGPDALVAPEQAVELVARALELCPQLTVVGVSGPGDPLATGDALEALERVHREFPALIKCLSTNGLMLVDRAERIAAAGVKTVAVTVNALRYDLLKQICSYVLLNGKYYTGDYAARLLISAQLAGIRKLIGFGIAVKINTVLIPGVNDRHIGEIAKVMAQLGAALINIVPLYPGHYPSAFQVPSPLQLHEARQAAQAYLPVSQFCRLCQADACGIPGTGPDQAELLYQSDENLSTHG